The proteins below are encoded in one region of Paenibacillus sp. YYML68:
- a CDS encoding extracellular solute-binding protein, protein MVNNKKMAVIAMMAASSMLLAACTENSNDQASELESTQVILSEQGVYPLVQEKVTLKVMVGARDFVENYETNQFTKWYEELTNVHIDWEVVPSKSIPEKLNLMLASGDYPDVVLNMAVSNEQQMVYGKDGVFLPLNGLIEKHAPNVQQRLAELAGMKEVLTAPNGSIYALPQIEQCYHCTLSQKLWIYKPWLDKLKLDMPTTTEAYYEVLKAFKEQDPNGNGLQDEIPLAGSPKGWNTRVNDVLMNAFIPNNTLTSTKHMFLNGGKVEVAFDKPEWKQGLEYLHRMHKEGLLATESFTQDGMQLQQMGEQVGAHLLGSAPGGATGAMSKMFGASGKWMEFAPVPPLKGPRGVQLAAYNPYGGSMFGKFLITKNAKYPEVAMRWVDGFYGKWDDPTEIMMRSLYGVPGRDWVKAEEGMIGIHGQAAKYKVLVPSETTNQNVHWSQTAPTVRSSDFRLSEAIDLATADQNPEVRLYKATKLYEPHQMKVNTILPPLFLTREQSEELAGLQKTILEYVDQMVARFVTGDADLNTEWTPYLDTLKGMKLKRYVEIYQEAYDKR, encoded by the coding sequence ATGGTCAATAACAAAAAAATGGCCGTCATAGCGATGATGGCTGCATCAAGCATGCTCTTGGCTGCATGCACAGAAAATTCAAATGATCAAGCTTCTGAGCTTGAGAGTACGCAGGTTATTCTCTCAGAGCAAGGGGTATACCCGCTTGTGCAGGAGAAGGTGACGTTGAAGGTAATGGTCGGCGCTCGCGACTTCGTTGAGAATTACGAGACTAATCAATTTACGAAGTGGTATGAGGAGCTGACGAATGTTCATATCGATTGGGAGGTCGTACCATCCAAGAGCATTCCAGAGAAGCTGAATCTGATGCTGGCGAGCGGCGATTACCCGGATGTCGTGCTGAATATGGCTGTATCCAATGAGCAGCAGATGGTCTATGGCAAGGATGGCGTGTTTCTTCCGTTGAACGGACTGATTGAGAAGCACGCTCCGAATGTGCAGCAGCGGCTCGCTGAGCTTGCTGGCATGAAGGAGGTGCTCACCGCACCGAACGGCAGTATCTATGCTCTGCCGCAGATCGAGCAATGCTACCACTGCACGTTGTCGCAGAAGCTATGGATCTACAAGCCGTGGCTTGATAAGCTGAAGCTCGATATGCCGACCACGACAGAAGCCTATTATGAGGTGCTGAAGGCGTTCAAGGAACAAGACCCGAATGGCAACGGTCTTCAAGATGAAATTCCGCTGGCCGGCTCGCCTAAGGGCTGGAACACTAGAGTCAACGACGTGCTCATGAATGCGTTCATTCCGAATAATACACTGACTTCAACGAAGCATATGTTCCTAAATGGCGGTAAGGTGGAGGTGGCGTTCGACAAGCCGGAGTGGAAGCAAGGTCTGGAATACTTGCACAGGATGCATAAGGAGGGGCTGTTGGCGACTGAGTCGTTCACGCAGGATGGTATGCAGCTGCAGCAGATGGGCGAGCAAGTCGGTGCACATCTACTCGGCTCCGCACCAGGTGGAGCGACTGGAGCGATGTCCAAGATGTTCGGCGCGAGCGGCAAGTGGATGGAGTTCGCTCCTGTACCGCCGCTGAAGGGGCCCCGAGGTGTGCAGCTCGCGGCCTACAATCCTTATGGAGGCAGTATGTTCGGAAAGTTCCTCATTACGAAGAATGCAAAGTACCCAGAGGTGGCGATGCGGTGGGTGGACGGATTTTACGGCAAGTGGGACGATCCAACCGAAATTATGATGCGCTCGTTGTACGGGGTACCGGGCAGAGATTGGGTGAAGGCGGAGGAAGGTATGATCGGCATTCACGGTCAGGCTGCCAAGTATAAAGTGCTCGTACCATCAGAGACGACGAATCAGAATGTGCATTGGTCACAGACCGCTCCGACCGTACGTTCCTCGGACTTCCGATTGTCTGAAGCGATCGACCTGGCCACGGCTGACCAGAACCCGGAGGTTAGATTGTATAAGGCGACTAAGCTATACGAGCCTCATCAGATGAAGGTGAATACAATCCTGCCTCCGTTGTTCCTAACTCGAGAGCAAAGCGAGGAGCTGGCTGGGCTTCAGAAGACGATTTTGGAATATGTGGATCAGATGGTAGCACGCTTCGTAACAGGTGACGCCGACTTGAATACAGAGTGGACACCGTATCTGGATACATTGAAAGGGATGAAACTGAAACGGTATGTTGAGATCTATCAGGAGGCGTACGATAAGCGGTAG
- a CDS encoding carbohydrate ABC transporter permease — protein sequence METSKIKEPFGDQLFNVINYMVLSLFLIIVLYPLLYIVSASFSSSDAILSGRVWLWPVEPTLEGYQAVFGYRKIVTGFVNSFYYTVFGTIISVVLTILAAYPLSRKDLIGKHVIMFLFVFTMLFNGGLIPNYLLVKELGMLDTRWAILIPSALSVWNMIITRTYFMMNISDELLEAAKMDGCSDFTFLWKLVVPLSAPIIAVITLFYAVGQWNQFFSALIFLKDPNLYPLQLVMREILVQNQIDLEMINDVREAAAKAGLAELLKYALIIVSSLPVLAIYPFVQKYFVKGVMIGSLKG from the coding sequence ATGGAGACTAGTAAGATCAAAGAACCGTTTGGTGATCAGTTATTTAATGTCATCAACTATATGGTACTAAGCTTATTCCTAATTATTGTTCTGTATCCATTATTGTATATCGTAAGCGCTTCATTCAGCTCGTCGGATGCGATTCTGTCCGGTAGGGTGTGGTTGTGGCCGGTTGAGCCGACACTCGAAGGCTATCAGGCTGTATTCGGCTATCGTAAAATTGTGACGGGCTTCGTCAACTCCTTCTACTACACCGTGTTCGGCACCATCATCAGTGTCGTGCTGACGATACTCGCTGCGTATCCGTTATCACGTAAGGATTTGATTGGTAAGCATGTCATTATGTTTCTGTTCGTATTCACGATGCTGTTCAATGGCGGGCTCATCCCGAACTATTTACTCGTGAAGGAGCTGGGCATGCTCGATACGAGATGGGCCATCTTGATTCCGTCTGCATTGTCGGTCTGGAATATGATCATTACACGAACGTACTTCATGATGAACATTTCCGATGAATTGCTGGAGGCGGCGAAGATGGATGGCTGCAGTGATTTTACATTTTTATGGAAATTGGTTGTACCCTTATCTGCTCCGATCATCGCCGTGATCACGCTGTTCTATGCGGTCGGTCAATGGAATCAGTTCTTCTCTGCGCTAATTTTCCTGAAGGACCCGAATCTGTACCCGCTGCAGTTGGTCATGAGAGAAATATTAGTACAAAACCAGATTGACTTGGAGATGATTAACGACGTACGGGAAGCGGCAGCCAAGGCAGGTCTTGCTGAGTTGTTGAAATATGCACTGATAATCGTCTCTAGTTTGCCGGTGCTGGCGATTTATCCGTTCGTTCAAAAATATTTCGTGAAAGGGGTGATGATCGGCTCATTGAAGGGGTAG
- a CDS encoding sugar ABC transporter permease, with translation MTNKLKLFNIWQLYAMLALPIIYLLIFKYYPMYGAVISFKDYSAVKGIMGSEWVGLKHFTRFFVSHDFWTMMWNTISLSLYQLIAGTPFPIILALCLNYARNKMFKNTVQMISYAPHFISVVVMVGILMQFLAPRTGLIANLASFFGVSIGNWMGNPDYFQSIYVWSGIWQNVGFSCIIYLAGLAGIDPSLHEAAVVDGASKLRRMWHIDLPGILPIVIILLILNVGNMMEIGFEKVLLMQNPLNLRTSEVIDTYVYKVGLISPIANFSYSAAIGVFKNVVNLVLLVMVNQLARRAKQTSLW, from the coding sequence TTGACTAATAAACTGAAGCTATTCAATATATGGCAGCTATATGCCATGCTGGCTCTTCCGATCATTTACCTGCTCATTTTCAAGTATTACCCCATGTACGGAGCTGTCATCTCGTTTAAGGACTATTCGGCGGTGAAGGGAATCATGGGCAGCGAGTGGGTAGGCTTGAAGCATTTTACCCGATTTTTCGTGTCGCACGATTTTTGGACGATGATGTGGAATACGATTAGTCTCAGCCTGTACCAATTAATCGCGGGCACGCCCTTCCCGATTATCCTAGCGCTGTGTCTGAACTATGCTCGGAACAAGATGTTCAAGAATACGGTTCAGATGATCTCGTATGCGCCCCATTTTATATCTGTCGTGGTAATGGTCGGAATTCTGATGCAGTTCCTCGCTCCGCGCACAGGACTGATCGCGAATCTCGCTTCATTCTTCGGTGTAAGCATCGGCAACTGGATGGGCAACCCTGATTATTTCCAATCCATCTACGTTTGGTCAGGCATCTGGCAAAATGTCGGCTTCTCCTGCATCATCTACTTGGCTGGGCTGGCAGGCATCGATCCTTCGCTGCATGAAGCGGCTGTCGTCGATGGAGCGTCGAAGCTGAGGCGGATGTGGCACATTGACTTGCCGGGGATCTTGCCGATTGTCATCATTCTGCTCATCCTGAATGTGGGCAATATGATGGAGATTGGCTTCGAGAAGGTGCTGCTGATGCAAAATCCGTTGAACCTGCGCACATCCGAGGTTATTGATACGTACGTGTACAAGGTCGGCTTAATCTCACCGATCGCCAACTTCTCGTACTCGGCGGCCATTGGCGTATTCAAAAATGTCGTTAATCTGGTGCTGCTTGTCATGGTCAACCAACTGGCAAGACGTGCGAAGCAAACAAGTCTATGGTAG
- a CDS encoding AraC family transcriptional regulator, which translates to MKMLELVIPPLPHFITVGHSWWKRGQVHFKRSWNIYDLIIVTNGALYITEDDQPYTISAGQMLLLEPSRTHWGHQSCEEDTETYFVHFSHPYPHRELDSSGFPWTSSLQPGCDLDPSPRGHSMYIPKYADVQVSDLIPVLNHMVEIRDHSFVQNVLELHSLAVKLFVELQHIIYRQKAMPRSLELCTKVTRYIEMNFNAPISARQLETEIHFNIDYITRCMKKHTGMTPLQYMQHIRIEHSKRKLATTMLSIQEIADHIGFERSSYFIRIFRGKEGMTPGQYRERMQRMNS; encoded by the coding sequence ATGAAAATGCTGGAGCTTGTCATACCTCCGCTGCCTCACTTCATCACAGTCGGTCATTCGTGGTGGAAGCGCGGACAAGTACATTTTAAGCGAAGCTGGAACATCTATGATCTCATCATCGTGACGAACGGAGCTCTCTATATCACAGAGGATGATCAGCCGTATACGATCTCGGCGGGTCAAATGCTGCTGCTGGAGCCCTCGCGTACCCATTGGGGTCATCAGTCCTGCGAGGAAGATACGGAGACGTATTTCGTACACTTCAGCCATCCGTATCCGCACCGTGAGCTGGACAGCAGCGGATTTCCGTGGACGAGCTCCCTCCAGCCTGGCTGCGATCTCGATCCGAGCCCCAGAGGCCATAGTATGTACATACCCAAGTATGCGGACGTTCAGGTGTCTGACCTCATTCCCGTTCTGAACCATATGGTCGAAATTCGCGACCACAGTTTCGTTCAGAATGTACTGGAACTGCATAGCTTGGCCGTGAAGCTGTTCGTCGAGCTGCAACATATTATCTATCGCCAGAAGGCGATGCCAAGATCGCTAGAGCTGTGCACCAAGGTGACCCGCTACATCGAAATGAACTTCAACGCGCCGATTAGCGCACGTCAGCTCGAGACGGAGATTCATTTCAACATCGACTACATTACGCGCTGCATGAAGAAGCATACCGGTATGACGCCTCTTCAATATATGCAGCATATCCGCATCGAACATTCCAAGCGGAAGCTCGCCACTACGATGCTCAGCATTCAAGAAATTGCCGATCACATCGGCTTCGAGCGCAGCAGCTATTTCATTCGCATCTTCCGCGGTAAGGAAGGCATGACGCCTGGACAATATCGGGAGCGGATGCAGCGGATGAACAGCTGA
- a CDS encoding alpha-amylase family protein yields the protein MQNENRKIHLDFHTPYWVKEVGQQFDAEKLVKVWKNAHINAATVVFGLCACGNAYYESEHAPVHPGLKTDMLRELLPAAEREGITIYVHFGPGINDRSVVEHPEWAMVCESGRRLDTNGGKEWGWACFNSPYVTEWFYPQLRDFVRQFPQVAGVFLDMVTYPRDTCYCSHCRTKAVELGLNIHQPSDLAKLWEHTLESFMAEARTIVKEANPDMGFTSNCRWFVGGARSKSLDSIELEAPVSWNSYHYAVMSRYIRNLGIPHNAQTTRFPKNWGYFGSLNNEVQLKYECATILATLGAICIGDHLPASGKPEQAVYDLIGTAYEFVKDREDWALDARTVPYIAILADYQQMVRGDRAEDFGHQAPESLYGAGLTLLEGNRHFDVIDAQHELEPFKLIWLAENVSLDEAMSVNLDAYVYNGGKLLVTGGGLWSSTLWRSWLERVAKVRWLGNACEDGEFFQPVEQIAKDVPSAPMFVKGYFPRWDVYEGAAIVAEAYRPYENIPPSQRYGHFHAPVGEKASYPGAVRAAYGAGEVIVCAAELARDYFRIGSKHVRQSVLNMIDALLPFSEQTVEVHAHSPSVEVSLMEKEGMWVLHLTQYSAKRHTGNTVIEEVPLRYDIPVVLRPQQPPKRVYTVPTMEELEWSWHDGEMRCTVPELHIHVMVVVEW from the coding sequence ATGCAGAACGAAAATCGTAAAATCCACTTAGACTTTCATACGCCGTATTGGGTGAAGGAGGTCGGACAGCAATTTGACGCGGAGAAGCTCGTGAAAGTGTGGAAGAACGCACATATTAACGCAGCAACGGTCGTATTCGGGCTATGTGCTTGCGGCAATGCCTATTATGAATCGGAGCATGCTCCCGTTCATCCTGGATTGAAGACGGATATGCTGAGAGAGCTGCTGCCAGCAGCGGAGCGGGAGGGCATTACGATCTATGTTCACTTCGGTCCGGGCATTAACGACCGATCGGTGGTGGAGCATCCGGAGTGGGCGATGGTGTGCGAGAGCGGGAGGCGGCTCGATACGAATGGCGGTAAAGAATGGGGATGGGCGTGCTTCAACTCGCCGTATGTAACAGAGTGGTTCTATCCGCAGCTGCGGGACTTCGTTCGTCAGTTTCCACAGGTCGCTGGCGTGTTCCTCGACATGGTGACGTATCCTCGGGATACATGCTACTGCAGTCATTGCCGCACGAAGGCGGTGGAGCTGGGGCTTAATATTCATCAGCCCTCAGATCTGGCTAAGCTATGGGAGCATACCTTGGAGTCGTTTATGGCCGAGGCCAGGACGATTGTCAAGGAAGCTAATCCTGATATGGGATTCACCTCCAACTGTCGATGGTTCGTCGGCGGTGCGCGCTCCAAGTCACTCGATTCCATCGAGCTGGAGGCGCCTGTCAGCTGGAACAGCTATCATTATGCCGTCATGTCGCGATATATTCGCAATCTTGGTATCCCGCATAATGCCCAGACGACCCGCTTCCCCAAAAACTGGGGCTACTTCGGCAGCTTGAACAACGAGGTGCAGCTGAAGTATGAATGTGCAACGATTCTTGCAACACTTGGAGCGATCTGCATCGGAGATCATTTGCCCGCAAGCGGCAAGCCGGAGCAGGCCGTCTACGACTTGATCGGCACGGCCTACGAGTTCGTGAAGGACCGTGAAGATTGGGCGCTCGATGCCAGAACGGTGCCTTATATTGCCATACTAGCTGATTACCAGCAGATGGTTCGAGGCGACCGGGCCGAGGACTTCGGGCATCAGGCACCCGAGTCGCTGTACGGAGCAGGCTTGACGCTGCTCGAAGGCAATCGCCACTTTGACGTCATCGACGCTCAGCACGAGCTCGAACCCTTCAAGCTGATCTGGCTTGCCGAGAATGTGTCGCTCGACGAGGCTATGTCAGTGAACCTGGACGCTTATGTGTACAACGGCGGCAAGCTGCTCGTGACTGGAGGAGGTCTGTGGAGCAGTACGCTCTGGAGAAGCTGGCTTGAGCGGGTAGCCAAGGTTCGCTGGCTGGGCAACGCCTGCGAGGACGGCGAGTTCTTCCAGCCAGTGGAGCAGATAGCCAAGGACGTGCCAAGCGCCCCCATGTTCGTCAAGGGCTACTTTCCTCGATGGGATGTATATGAAGGGGCAGCGATCGTCGCAGAGGCGTATCGGCCTTATGAGAATATTCCACCGTCTCAGCGGTATGGGCATTTTCACGCGCCGGTTGGTGAGAAAGCGTCATATCCGGGTGCAGTCAGAGCTGCGTATGGGGCGGGGGAGGTCATCGTGTGCGCTGCCGAGCTTGCGCGGGATTACTTCCGGATCGGAAGCAAGCATGTACGCCAGTCGGTGCTGAACATGATTGATGCGTTGCTTCCCTTCTCGGAGCAGACCGTAGAGGTGCATGCACATTCGCCTTCGGTCGAAGTATCGCTGATGGAGAAGGAAGGCATGTGGGTGCTGCACTTGACCCAGTATAGCGCGAAGCGACATACAGGAAATACCGTCATCGAGGAGGTGCCTCTCCGCTATGACATTCCCGTCGTGCTGCGACCTCAGCAGCCGCCTAAGCGCGTATACACGGTGCCGACGATGGAGGAGCTGGAGTGGTCCTGGCACGATGGGGAAATGCGTTGTACCGTCCCCGAGCTGCATATTCATGTGATGGTCGTTGTCGAATGGTAG
- a CDS encoding sulfatase produces the protein MRKPNILLITSDQQHWNTIGAFNPELSTPNLDRLVREGTTFTRAYCPNPTCTPTRASIITGQYPSQHGAWTLGTKLLEDRHVVGTDFQEAGYRTALVGKAHFQPLMGNEAYPSLESYPLLQDLDYWRQFSDSFYGFDHVELARNHTNEAHVGQHYAIWMEEKGCTNWRDYFLAPTGTMDPKQLHRWELPEEYHYNTWIAERTNALLEQYKDQDESFFLWASFFDPHPPYLVSEPWDTMYDPEKLTIPEVTPGEHDNNPPHFGMTQQERPDFSAWKETGYGIHGYHSHLMPESERKQLVATYYGMVSMMDKYIGRILDRLEELGLAEDTIVVFTTDHGHFFGQHGLQAKGGFMYEDLIKLPFIVRYPGKVPANVQSDALVSLVDLAPTFLSFAGLPIPVWMTGVDQSAVWTGGKSSARDHIICEFRHEPTTIHQRTYVDQRYKLTVYYNQSYGELFDLQEDPGELHNRWDDPSCSGLKTELLLKYVWAELGKEPLAMPRIYHA, from the coding sequence ATGAGAAAACCGAACATTTTACTAATTACAAGTGATCAGCAGCATTGGAATACAATCGGCGCCTTCAACCCGGAGCTGTCGACACCGAATCTGGACCGTCTCGTGCGAGAGGGGACGACGTTCACGCGGGCGTATTGCCCGAATCCGACATGCACGCCGACACGTGCATCGATCATTACTGGACAATATCCGAGCCAGCACGGCGCATGGACGCTCGGCACGAAGCTGCTGGAGGATCGGCACGTCGTCGGGACGGATTTCCAAGAGGCGGGCTACCGGACGGCGCTGGTCGGCAAGGCGCATTTTCAACCACTAATGGGCAATGAGGCTTATCCGTCACTGGAGTCGTACCCGCTGCTGCAGGATCTCGACTACTGGCGTCAGTTCAGTGACAGCTTCTACGGCTTCGACCATGTCGAGCTTGCACGGAACCATACGAACGAGGCGCACGTCGGGCAGCATTATGCGATCTGGATGGAGGAGAAGGGCTGTACGAACTGGAGAGACTACTTCCTTGCGCCGACGGGTACGATGGACCCGAAGCAGCTGCATCGATGGGAGTTGCCGGAGGAGTACCATTACAATACGTGGATCGCGGAGCGAACGAACGCGCTGCTGGAGCAGTATAAGGATCAGGACGAGAGCTTCTTCCTATGGGCGAGCTTCTTCGATCCGCATCCGCCGTATCTCGTGTCTGAGCCGTGGGATACGATGTATGATCCGGAGAAGCTGACGATTCCCGAGGTGACTCCCGGTGAGCATGACAACAATCCGCCGCACTTCGGCATGACGCAGCAGGAGCGTCCGGACTTCTCGGCGTGGAAGGAGACGGGGTATGGCATTCACGGCTACCACTCCCACCTCATGCCAGAGTCGGAGCGTAAGCAGCTCGTCGCAACGTATTACGGCATGGTCAGCATGATGGACAAGTACATCGGACGCATACTCGATCGCTTGGAGGAGCTCGGTCTGGCAGAGGATACGATCGTTGTGTTCACGACGGACCACGGTCACTTCTTCGGGCAGCACGGGCTGCAGGCGAAGGGCGGCTTCATGTACGAGGACTTGATCAAGCTGCCGTTCATCGTTCGCTATCCGGGCAAGGTGCCAGCGAATGTTCAGTCGGATGCACTCGTGTCGCTCGTCGACCTCGCACCGACGTTCCTATCATTCGCAGGGCTGCCGATTCCGGTCTGGATGACGGGTGTTGATCAGTCTGCGGTATGGACAGGGGGCAAGAGCAGCGCGAGAGATCATATTATCTGCGAATTCCGACACGAGCCGACGACGATTCATCAGCGCACGTATGTCGATCAGCGCTACAAGCTGACGGTGTACTACAACCAGTCGTACGGCGAGTTGTTCGATCTGCAGGAGGATCCGGGCGAGCTGCACAATCGGTGGGACGATCCGTCTTGTTCGGGACTGAAGACCGAGCTGCTGCTGAAGTATGTCTGGGCGGAGCTTGGCAAGGAGCCGCTCGCGATGCCGAGAATATATCACGCTTAG
- a CDS encoding AraC family transcriptional regulator, whose product MKEYAHEFADIRMQVPSDLQRSGGLYVLRSGYNRAKPGYDVGPKRIECYSLHFIRSGRLCLEDKGSTHELYAGQLFVLFPHVTYRYYIAENSPELSLSWLAMGGPQAAATVEALGLTRSRPSMPVQLDATLRALLSRIHDSMGGRPYQQLSDVYALLELLQLAREQALGQASGQASRQPREQAPTEAVEQTGQDKKLPQQRLIASTEHPRHGEHLPQQRTVAAAEQQAAEPSGRAPWLDYCARYMQLHYAEPLRVDALAAEVGIHRSHFSFAFRERFGTSPKAYLTKLRMTKALELIRADRLSLIQEIALTVGYPDLFTFTRAFTRYYGMSPTEARMK is encoded by the coding sequence ATGAAGGAATACGCCCACGAGTTCGCGGACATCCGCATGCAGGTGCCGAGCGACCTGCAGCGAAGCGGCGGTCTCTATGTGCTCCGCTCTGGCTACAACCGTGCGAAGCCGGGCTATGATGTTGGGCCGAAGCGAATTGAATGCTACAGCCTTCACTTCATTCGAAGTGGAAGACTGTGCCTCGAGGATAAGGGCAGCACGCACGAGCTGTACGCGGGACAGCTGTTCGTCCTGTTCCCTCACGTCACCTACCGATACTACATAGCGGAGAACAGCCCGGAGCTGTCGCTCAGCTGGCTCGCGATGGGCGGACCGCAAGCGGCGGCGACAGTCGAAGCGCTCGGACTGACGCGCAGTCGGCCGTCGATGCCCGTACAGCTCGACGCAACGCTGCGTGCCCTGCTGAGCCGCATCCACGACTCGATGGGCGGACGGCCATACCAGCAGCTGAGCGACGTCTACGCGCTGCTGGAGCTGCTGCAGCTTGCTCGCGAGCAAGCGCTGGGGCAAGCGTCCGGGCAAGCGAGCAGACAGCCGCGTGAGCAGGCGCCGACGGAGGCCGTGGAGCAGACGGGTCAAGATAAGAAGTTACCTCAACAGAGGCTCATTGCTTCAACAGAGCATCCAAGGCATGGCGAGCACTTGCCTCAACAGCGGACTGTAGCTGCAGCAGAGCAGCAGGCCGCTGAGCCATCCGGCCGAGCACCCTGGCTCGACTATTGCGCACGCTACATGCAGCTGCACTACGCCGAGCCGCTGCGAGTGGATGCCCTCGCCGCCGAGGTAGGCATACACCGCTCCCACTTCTCATTCGCCTTCCGCGAACGCTTCGGGACGTCGCCCAAAGCCTACTTGACGAAGCTGCGAATGACGAAGGCGCTCGAGCTCATACGGGCAGACCGACTCTCGCTCATTCAAGAGATCGCACTCACGGTCGGATATCCGGACCTGTTCACCTTCACTCGGGCGTTCACCCGGTACTACGGCATGTCGCCGACGGAGGCGAGGATGAAGTAA